aactcttatatatcctgcacagaaactcacagagacaccaaattttcagttattgatcaacaatagttgtcctaaaataccctgtggtgaaattatgacatcgcttaggccacgccccctgagaacaggaagtgtcatgttttactgtgaacggtcgctatcttagccctttgacctaatcaacatgaaactgtgtccagagacagaagacatgttggtgtgttgtggattcaagccctgaccggctgcgatgaagcagctgggtgtggcggcgtggcgaagtgacctgtaacgccgatgccatacgtttgcttctagattccacatgtttcgaccgagctgcaccaaacttggcctgactcatcctggtgtgatacctgacaatgctatgtcatcatattatgacgtcatctaagccccgccccctcagaatgaattagagagatcttctgtgtaattacataataaacagtacatgttcgtcgtttgtagggcaatgctgccctctgctggccactgaaatagtttcattatttcagtaattcgacaccagagggcagcattgccctgcagatgaaattcttcgattttgtaatacaccggaaaaaatgaaaaattggtatttctaacacaaaaagtcacagagactccaaactttcagtgattgatcgtcatcaggtggcctacaataccatatggtcaaatgatgacatcacgtaggccacgccccctgagaacaggaagtgtcatgttttactgtgaacggtcgctctcttagccctttgacctaatcaacatgaacctgtgtccagagacagaagacatgttggtgtgttgaggtttccaaccctgaccggctttgagatagcagctgggcgtggcggcgtggcgaagtgacctgtaacgccgatgccatacttttgcttctagattccacgtttcgaccgagctgcaccaaacttggcctgagtgatgctggtgtgatgtctgaaaattctatgtcatcagattatgacgtcatctaagccccgccccctcagaacaggaagtgctatttttttccttggaaactttcatctatggctctcttgacctaatcaaggtgattctgtgttggatgacagataggaagttgatctcgcttgctttaaagtgccaagagttttcaatggcggcaacgccgttcgtatacgtttgcctctacattccacatattttgaccgagctgcatcaaacttggcctgagtgatcctggaggcttgcccgtcaatcctacgtcatcacattatgacgtcatctaagccccgccccctcggaacaggaagtgccgtttttttccttggaaagctccgtttatggctctcttgacctaatcaagatgattcggatgatgagctctgtcattgctggcttctggctgaaccgtgcgggcgtggccaaacggcgaatatcagtccctcgccatattcatacgtttggctctaattcacacatggatcatccgattggcgccaaactggatatgtatgacctttgttcacctctaaagagcccgacgggtttgagatgtaatttgactccactgcgccccctaagttaatacatcggccgtatctcctcgacgcatcgaccgatctgcaccagatttttggacagtcgtcggggagcgccgccgaacgcattcacgcctgtcgcccggtggacgggcggggaaaatgcgcgacagcttctgcggcggctagcgggcggcgatgctggaaactgcggcagagcttccgcggtggggagcaggctgcggctctggaaaacgcgcgagagcttctgcggtggccggaacccccgcggtggccaataggccggagcggcgcttgctgcgagggccgcccgaggctgcttgcagctttaattattattctgcccccctcttcgtgtgcctttttgggggctttatcatattcaaaaactcaccaaacttggcggtcgcgactagaaaaattaaaaattttgaattttaaggttgtcgcaaaaatcgcataaaaaattgctcaacggcggcaactagcaattttctgttgacacaatggtatgaacgtacttcatcgtagagacatgaaatttggcacacttgtagagctcaccaaaagactcagaacttacatttaatgttataagccaactatcacaggaagtcggccattttgtattgaaagtccattttttacctcgattttgacgtttactgccttcgtatttgatcgaactcctcctagggattttgattgatcggcttcaaacttggtcagtctgatcataaggcatgtttgatttaaagttatcaaattggtgagttttggagcatgttgaaggggggttagcaggggtcaaagttcacctactcgccatgaaacacgaaactcttatatttcctatataaaaacacatagagggatcaaactttcattgattgatcgtcatcgggtgccctacaataacctatggtcaaatgatgacatcacttaggccacgccccctgagaacaggaagtgtcatgttttactgtgaacggtcgctatcttagccctttgacctaatcaacatgaaactgtgtccagagacagaagacatgttggtgtgttgagtaatccaaccccgaccggctgcgatgaagcaggtgggcgtggcggcgttgcgaacgccgtcgaatttcgtttggctctgaattccacaatttcgggcccagctgctccaaactcactaggatggatccttatccacccaccgacaggaattcataacaaaatttggtgggcgtggcctaatttctctatagcgacccctagagtattttaaatgaacagccccaggccatgctttatcctagaattacgaaacttggtacatatgtgtatcttgtcaggacgtacaaaaaagtctattagagccatggtcgaaacccaacaggaagtcggccattttgtattgaaggtccattttggacctcgagtttgacgtttacagcctttgcatttgatcgaactcctcctagggatttcgattgatcggcttcaaactcggtcagtctgatcataaggcatgtctgatttaaagttatcaaattggtgactgtatgagcttgctgaaggggggttagcaggggtcaaagttcacctactcgccatgaaacacgaaactcttatatttcctatacaaaaacacagagagggaccaaactttcattgattgatcgtcatcgggtgtcctaaaataccctgtggtgaaattatttttttaagtaggccacgccccctgagaacaggaagtgtcatgttttactgtgaacggtcgctatcttagccctttgatctaatcaacatgaaacagtgtccagagacagaaaacatattggtgtgttgtggattccaaccccgactggCTTCGAtgtagcaggtgggcgtggcggcgttgcgaacgccgtcgaatttcgtttggctctgaattccacagtttcggggtgagctgctccaaactcactaggatggatccttatccagcccccgacaggaattcataacaaaatttggtgggcgtggcctaatttctctatagtgacccctagagtattttaaatgaacagccccaagccatgtttaaacctagaattacgaaacttggtacacatgtgtatcttgtcgggacgtacaaaaaagtctcttagagccatgctctaaacccaacaggaagtcggccattttagattgaatttcatttgacctcgattttgacttttacagccttcgtatttgatcgaactcctcctagggatttcgattgatcggcttcaaactcggtcagtctgatcataaggcatgtctgatttaaagttatcaaattggtgagttttggagcatgttgaaggggggttagcagggctcaaagttcccctgtgatcgactgtgtaatatgtaattacaaaggggatcctttgtcattccgtagggcaatgctgccctctggtgtcgaattactgaaattactgaaatagtttcattatttcagtaattcgacaccagagggcagcattgccctacggaatgacagacaccaaacgttcagttaTGGATTAtcatcttgtgtccaataatatccaatggtcaaatgatgacatcacttaggccacgccccctgacaacaggaagtctcatATTTtgctgtgaacggtcgatagcttctgcaccaaactttgcacgagtgaccctggtgggatccctgacgaccctatgtcatcatattatgacgtcatctaagccccgccccctcggaacaggaagtgccgtttttttccttggaaagctccgtttatggctctcttgacctaatcaaggtaattcggatgataaactctgtcaatgctcgcttctggctgaaccgtgtgggcgtggccaaatggcgaatatcagtccctcgccatatacatacgtttggctctaattcacacatggatcatccgattggcgccaaactggatatgtatgacctttgttcacctctaaagagcccgacgggtttgagatgtaatttgactccactgcgtcccctaagttgatacatcggccgtatctcctcgacgcatcgaccgatctgcaccagattttttgacagtcgtcggggagcgccgccgaacgcattcacgcgtgtcgcccggtggacgggcggggaaaatgcgcgacagcttccgcggcggctggcgggcggcggtgctggaaactgcggcagagcttccgcggtggggagcgggctgcggctctggaaaacgcgcgagagcttctgcggtggccggaacccccgcggtggccaataggccggagcggcgcttgctgcgagggccgcccgaggctgcttgcagctttaattttgatttattgttgtcccAGTGAGATAAAACTTATTTACAAGAAACctgtttggaaaaaagaaaatacaaacatttattaaaacatttgcataaaaactgacctaaaacaagagcaAGTTTCATAAGATTTAACTGGCGCAGATGATTTgtaacgtttttatttttatttaatctgcaGTATTTTGCTGGCCAAGTAACATATAGACCATAAAAATGTAACAGGAACTGTGTAAAAGTTTTTAACTGATCACAAATCTGGAGTTCAGTAACTGATTTTTAACGGCTGTGTCACTTTCAAGCTAACTTGAAGTGACCTGGCCtttatataaacacatttttaaacatattccCAGTTTAAAATCCTAAGAAACGGACTAGTCTCAAACATTTCCAGGTCTTTAGGTGTAAATATTAATCATTGGTGTGGTTTGATACGCTTAGCGTCAGTTCTCCGTTTCAAACAGCCGATTTAACTCAGACAGCTGAaagtaaacaacacaaaaaccttaaAGAGAAacgagcaaaaacaaaaatcaccgCTTCCGCCACTCTGGGTCAAGCTAACCCAAGTCAATACACccgagtttgtttgttttctctttctctttttttaaaaacaacctcTTCTGTTCAATAGTTAGTCAATTATTCCCCCGCTCAACGTCTATTAGGCTAACGGTTCCAGCTGTTGCTAACCTTTTGGCGCTCAGCTCGGCAGAGAGCAGCTCGGTTCGGTTCGGCTCGTTTTCCCGGATTCAGAAACTCACCTGGATCCTCCTTCCCGCCTCCTCCGTGGGCTCAAGTCACGCCGGGTTAGAGGTTTTCTCGCACCGTGTTCGTCGCAGTGGGACTTTCTCCGCGTTAGCGTCCATGAAAGCGTCAACCGTTGACACTTTGCTGCTCATACCTAAATTCTGcggttgctatggaaacatgGCGAGGGACCGCCTGGAGAAATGACAACATTCGCTGATTGGGCGCGCGCGTACACTCACCTGTAGGCgcacaaagcaaacaaattattatattatattatattatattatattatattatattatattatattatattatattatttcaaagggaaattaaatgttttatccaaGTATCTTCAGAGTTTTGTACGTTGATGCTTTTGGCAGAAATGCttgattttaaacacaaacacgtttctaaaatgtttattttttatagagAATGAGAACATTATTATTAGgcttgattttattattttcttaccATCGatttatgtgtaaaataaataattgcgTTACAATCTGACAAGGTGTGTTTGAGCTTCAGTTTGTCCTTAAACACATCTCAGTGATTAGTAATCAATTATCCATAACTGTTTTAAGCTCCACCCCCTTTTCCATATTCCACAGTTCTGCCTAAGGTCCCATATGGTGACAAGAATTTATAgctaacatgtttgttttatccCCTCAATCAAAATGGACGTTTTACAGGAAGCCATTTTTACAtgaattcaactttattttagCTCTTATACACAAAATATCATAACATTTGATTatgacaaaagacaaaaagaaaacacacacagtttaaaaaatccaaaaaaagaaatgctgtaCTGCCGGGATGTTAAGCGTTTGGCTGATTGAATCAGTCCGACTCGCCCTGCAGACTGTGCAGCACAGATCCAGTCAACATGGATCCGGTCAGCAGTACAGGCTCCAGTAGACGGTGTTGAAGAGCAGGTAGGACAGCGGGAAGGCCAGGCGTGAGTACGAGTCGATCATGTAGCTGTTGTTCACCAGCAGCTCCACGTTCTCCCGCACCGACCGCTGCCGCCGCAGACGCGTCCCCTCCGGCGGCCGCGGGTCCGAGTTCAGGCTCGGGGCCGTAAGGGGGTCGGAGGTCAGTGTCGGCGCCATCCGAGGAAAGGTGGTCAGTTCAATGTCGTTGTCATGGAAACAGCCATCAAAGGCCATGGCCTGGCTGGCGTTGAAGGTGGAGGGGATCTGAAAGGGGCaagaaattatttgttttatgaaataaaaatatctaaatatcaaaatttctgagtAATTCATAATTATATGATGTGAAGCTATTAGTTACTTTGCCTTtacttttatgattttattcatagttaagaaaataaagaaaatctaaaaatatagcTATAAAATTATGGCTatacaaaaattacataaagaaatattgagattgttttaatatattcaaataaatcaaaatacataGCCCAAATGTGTATGTGTCACTCAAATAACattaccattattattattacatgcTAATAACCTTCAACATATAAAATGGAAGGAATCTAAATGTGCCTTAATCCTGTTAAActattttctaattatttccAACAGAATTTCAAACAATGATAGCAAtaagcatttcatttttaattcatcaCTCACTAGAAATATTCCCCTTGCTTGAATAAACCCCCCTCATATTTCaatctaatttaatatttattacatggagtatttatttaacattgttaaataaataaaagtaaattaatcaaaacattAGATCTTTAGATGCTCTTGCTTTTAAATTCAGCTGTTAATAGTTCAAAatgtgaaggaaaacaaaaaaaatctgatattcaGTTCCatctcaaaattaaaatgaacctCAAAGCTCTTGACAAAGAAGAGGTTTTGTCAAGagctttgaattttttatttttctaaaatgagaAATTACTTGTAATGTCAAAGTGTGACCACAGGGGGGAGACAAAGTAAGCCATAATTCTGTAgatttttgttgtggttttgaaaCAGCGTCTCCGTCCTGACCTTCCccctcctcatcttcctcatctCCTCCAGGGTGGTGCAGTAGTTGACGGCAGCATATtcgatgacagataggaagacaaacaggaagctggTCCACAGGTAGATGTCCACAGCTTTCACGTAGGACACCTGCACAGTAAAACACGCCTCCTTTTTAACCCCATGTTTACTTCTAGTCAAACTTTTATTGCGTTATTCagctaaaaatctttttttggaAGGTCAGATGGCATGTGTAGCAGAAGTTACAGAGAAAAAGAGTCAAATATAAACATCTGAAGAGTAAAACTGGACTGATTCTAACCGAAACCTCTTTAAAAAGCTAGGTTCAAGTTTTTTAGCTGAATTATGAAAGTATAAAGTTATATGCTATTCAATTTAGTATAATTTCCAAGGTGATTATCTTTCCATTTTTCTATCTCACTGATTTCTTTAGAAAGCTAAGACAGAAACTCTGAACCAGAAAATAACGAGAGTCGGTATGAGAGTCGGAGAAAGTGTCCGTCTCCATGGAGACGTCCAGACCTGAGGCATGGATGAGGACACTCCGGTGATGATGGTGGACATGGTGAGGACGGTGGTTATACCTGCAGGAGGACACAGCAAACGGTTCTGTCAGACTTTACTGCCTCAGCCTAATCACTGTCATTCTCACCAAGGTCCGACAGAGGGCGCTGTGCATCTGTTTGGCTTGCAGTAAGGAAAGGAAGAAGAGGCTAAAATAATGTTAATACTGCAGTTTGTAACGCAACAAAAAgagttttaacagtttttctgtgcttttaGAATATATCTTCTGCTTATTCctaagaaaataatgaaaataatccttagaataacagaaaaaatcctaaatacctttaaaaaaatcagtttagcCATTTTTATCATAAACAAACTTCTCATTAATGTAATAAACTACTATATTTTCTGGTGTGATGCTATTATCATAGTATAATAGTAATTTAACTACCAAGAATAATTTACTATTCAAGGAAACTATAATTTTACACACTTAACCAAAAAATTCCAGTTTATCCAGGAATACTTCAAATCTCTGCTCAGATAGACTCAATGTAAAGGTGTGGGAGGTGGTGACATCATAACGTCATTATTTAAAGGAAGAAATAACCCAAAGCAGCAGCCACACTGCGATGGAGGTTACAATGCGTGCGTTACCCAGAGACACGCGGGCGGGAACGGCTCTGCGGTCGATCCAGAAGGAAACCCAGGACAGGACGACCATCAGCATGGTGGGGAAGTACGTCTGCAGCATGAAGAAGAAGATGTGGCGCCGCAGGATGAAGTTTATGAAGAGTCGGTTGTACCaacctgcagacacacacaacGGGTTGACTTCCTGTTGTTAGTGTTTACTGCAAAACTTCAAAAGTCTGACAGATTAATGATGGATTAATGTCATCCAACATACAACATGTACTAACAGTCACAGTGAGTTAAAAACAGACTCGGATCGATCTGCGACTCAGGacagagaaccagaaccaacagtcTCTGCTACGGCCACaatggatggaaataaaaataaaaccaatgcAGTTAAAAACTCAGTTTTACAGTGTCTCACTCCAAAATATGGCAACAACAGAACAAAGTAGAACAACGCAGAACATGGCCATACGTAGAATAATCTAGACTTCTGCATGTGTGAGGTATGACAGAAATGATTCTAAGAGTTCAGATGAATGAGATTAACTACAAACCCTGAGAACTGATAACAAGATGGCTGctaattttattcatattaaaatACTCTGATCGTCACCTCACATTTATTACATGCACAGAAATAGAAACTGCAACTTAATCTGCATTTTTACTTTACTAAGCGTATTTATAGTAACGTAAACTTTAATATTTCCCAGTTCATTTGgcttatttacatatttaatcagattaatcacactaTAGCAATGTGGCTAATCACTGTTATCgtatgggggtttttttagtCAAAAATTGACTTATAAATGTGCAAACATGTATGTAAAAATGTGTCTTATGGTTTAAGaactcattttgtttcaaacgttattttataaatgcaaaCTATAAACTGGTTGTTACTTGGTTGATGGATAATTCATCATCACAAGGCATTTTTCAGACATTAGAAGTCTGATAAATActgtggaactagtactttatgtatattcaataattatttatttaaaagcttatttatcttggtgaaaagttacctgtaagttagttttgtcttatttcaagcatacTAAGAAATTTCAAccagaaactagagaaatataCTTTGTCATATttagtgttttgcagtgtatggTTCCTGAAGGCCTCAGGTGGAAGTTTAGGTTTGTTTCCTTATGCAGCATCAAACTAAACATCTGAGGTTTAACAGGATCAATCTCAGTGAAAAGTCACGATGTTCTCATCATGCCTGCCTCTGTCTGTGATTTTAGCCATACGAGGTGTGaagaaatgtaataaacaactaaaaggttgtattttttttggtttgattgCAGCACAGTTAAATGATTTTGCATATCATTAAGTCTAAACATGGAAACTGTCAGTTTTCCTACCTGTGCTGCTGTAGAAGGCGAGGCCACTGGAGGCGTGGAAATGCTCAATGAAGAACTGGGACAAAACGATCTCATCCGTCCTCAGAGAGTCGTTCCCGTTCTTCCAGTAAAGCATCAGGTCGTTCTCATTATAAGCATCTGCAGGTtacaaacagacagaaagaggaggaaaatgTTGCAGCTCCTTCAGTTTCTGTCTTACAGTTTGAGCACATTAACGGCTCAGAGGGATTTCTTATTGACTTGATTCTTACAGCTCTCCAGCTCCAGAGAGCAGTTCTGAGTGTCCAGAGGAAAACTGCTGAAGTCCATGGAGCAGAGAGCCGTTACCGTCaccctgaaacacacacacacacacacacacacacacacacacacacccacgcacccccacacacacacacacacgcacacgcacacccccacacacacccacacacacacacacacacacccacacacacccccccccacacacacacacacacacccacacacccacacacacccacacacacacacacacatatcagaacagaaataactttcattttatatttttaggatttttaacATTCTTTGAGGTTTCCTCAAGTTGTCCCTTATTAGCAGCAGcatggattttaaaaagaacaggACCAAATACTGAGCTGTGTGGAACTCCATATTTGTCTATGTTATGTTTATGGAGGTTTTGGATTTCAATGTTCTTTCAAGCTAAGcaagaaaaatctgtttcaaaatgaaaaacatttaagggTTCAGACCGTATGTTCAATATGAGACGGACCTGCAGATGATAGTGAGGGGAGCTAAGGCGATCACTGCAGTTTTTccatatatttcatattttgatttACTTAATATTTCACACAAACTTGAACATCTCAGAAAAAACAATATCTTGATTTGTTCATAGTTACACAATGAAACTTaaggcattttttaaaatttgcagtTTAAATAAccagcaaacatttttagatttctaCTTATTAAAGAGGTTTTTTTCTCCAGcttcatttgtatttattatgtttttcaatttaaaaaatatgtttgttttttcgtcttttttcagcttcaaatcaaatatttatatctAAACCAgggaaaattttgatttaaaatataaagacagTAAATCTGCAGCCAATAAAGTtcccagttttgttttattctgacttagttctgtttttttgtgctaaatTGAAGATATATATTGAATGAACAAAGCAAATATCGTTgaaatagtcataaaaatacacagaattatatttataacaaataaaatatgcaaatataaaaacaaatgaataaaataagtatATCTATTAAATCTATTTGCATGGATACAGTACAGAAGGAGCAATATTACTTCAGGTAAAACGTTTCCCACAGTAAAATCTGATAAATTAAGAGAAATACCAACAGAGGATTCAGTATCAACTGAGGAATAGagactttctttaaatttatgatttttctaAGAGAGACTGTGGATATTTC
This portion of the Xiphophorus hellerii strain 12219 chromosome 21, Xiphophorus_hellerii-4.1, whole genome shotgun sequence genome encodes:
- the LOC116712134 gene encoding gamma-aminobutyric acid receptor subunit rho-3-like yields the protein MKADVLACLALTAASFVATATGGRSSNRRRHKEVFLGENSKFKFGGRIDYKLKRQDSTKTLLIKSEQLLRIEEQDFAIRPGFGGSAIPVGIDVQVESIDSISEVNMDFTMTLYLRHYWKDERLSFPSHTNQSRTFDSRLVKKIWVPDVFFVHSKRSFIHDTTMENIMLRVYPDGNILYSVRVTVTALCSMDFSSFPLDTQNCSLELESYAYNENDLMLYWKNGNDSLRTDEIVLSQFFIEHFHASSGLAFYSSTGWYNRLFINFILRRHIFFFMLQTYFPTMLMVVLSWVSFWIDRRAVPARVSLGITTVLTMSTIITGVSSSMPQVSYVKAVDIYLWTSFLFVFLSVIEYAAVNYCTTLEEMRKMRRGKIPSTFNASQAMAFDGCFHDNDIELTTFPRMAPTLTSDPLTAPSLNSDPRPPEGTRLRRQRSVRENVELLVNNSYMIDSYSRLAFPLSYLLFNTVYWSLYC